The genomic segment gacacacgcaaagagagagacacacgcgcaaagaagagagagacacgcacaaagagagagagacacgcaaagagagagagagatacgacacagaagagagagagacacacgcaaagagagagagacacacgcaagagagagagaccactaaaagagagagagacacaattgCAAAGAGAGTAAGACACAcacgcaaagagagagagacacaggagagagagagacacaagcaagagagagagagacacgcggcaaaagagagagacacacacgcaaagagagagagacacacactcaaagagagagagacacgcacaaagagagagagacacgcacaaagagagagagacacgcacaaagagagagagagacacagagagagagagagacacgcgcaaagagagagagagacacgcgcaaagagagagagacacgcacaaagagagagagacacacgcacaaagagagagagacacacgcacaaagagagagagagacacacgcacaaagagagagagacacacgcgcaaagagagagagagacacgcgcaaagagagagagagacacgcgcaaagagagagagacacacacaaagagagagagacacacacgcaaagagagagagagacacacacaaagagagagagacacacgcaaagagagagagacacacacacaaagagagagacacacacaaagagagagagacacgcgcaaagagagagagacacgcgcaaagagagagagacacgcgcaaagagagagagacacgcgcaaagagagagagacacgcgcaaagagagagagacacacacaaagagagagagagacacacgcacaaagagagagacgcacaaagagagagagagacagacagagaggtatgtACCGTACCTGAGCTTGGGATTGTCCACATATCTCTTACACTGGTTAACGTTGTTGAGGGTCTGTTCAGCGAGCTCTTTAGAAGGCTCAACGATCAGAGCTTTGGGACCACAGGAAGCAGCCTTCACCTCCGACACCTTAACACTGCctgcaccagagagagagacacattcaacTACCAGGGAAGCACAAAGGGAGAAAGTCTCGTTGGAATATCCAGGACGCGTCCAAAGGGGGCGGAGGTTATTGAGGTATTAGTGGCTAAACAGTATTCATTGGTTAGTTTCTCATGTGTCTGGCTGGGCTTGACCACACCCCCTACCCGTCTGGCTGGGCTTGACCACACCCCCTACCCGTCTGGCTGGGCTTGACCACACCCCCTACCCGTCTGGCTAGACCTACCTGTCTGGCGTGCTGGATTTGACCACACCTGCTACCTGTCTGGCTAGACCTACCTGTCTGGCGTGCTGGATTTGACCACACCTGCTACCTGTCTGGCtagacctacctgtctggctagaCCTACCTGTCTGGCGTGCTGGATTTGACCACACCTGCTACCTGTCTGGCtagacctacctgtctggctagaCCTACCTGTCTGGCGTGCTGGATTTGACCACACCTGCTACCTGTCTGGCTAGACCTACCTGTCTGGCGTGCTGGATTTGACCACACCTGCTACCTGTCTGGCtagacctacctgtctggctagaCCTACCTGTCTGGCGTGCTGGATTTGACCACACCTGCTACCTGTCTGGCtagacctacctgtctggctagaCCTACCTGTCTGGCGTGCTGGATTTGACCACACCTGCTACCTGTCTGGCGTGCTGGATTTGACCACACCTGCTACCTGTCTGGCTAGACCTACCTGTCTGGCGTGCTGGATTTGACCACACCTGCTACCTGTCTGGCTAGACCTACCTGTCTGGCCTGCTGGATTTGACCACACCTGCTACCTGTCTGGCTGagacctacctgtctggctagaCCTACCTGCCATCTGGCGATGCTGGATTTGACCACACCTGCTACCTGTCTGGCTGGACCTACCCGTATGTCTGTGCTGGCTGGACCTACCCGTATGTCTGTCTGGCTggacctacctgtctggctggctggctggaccTACCTGTCGTGTCTAGCTGGATTAGAGCCACACCTCCTACCTGTCTGGCTGGATTAGACCACACCTCCTACCTGTCTGGCTGGATTAGACCACACCTCCTACCTGTCTGGCTGGATTTGACCACACCTCCTACCTGTCTGGCTGGATTTGACCACACCTCCTACCTGTCTGGCTGGATTTGACcacacctacctgtctggctggaTTTGACCACATGTCCCTCAGAAGCTTGGTCACCGCTACTGAAGCCCGTCTTGGGAGGATTCTTAAACTCCTCCCCCAAAGTTAAACTTCAGCTCTGCATTCTgtcagatggagagaagagagaacgtcTATCAGAGCCCCACGTCTGTCAGAGCCCCACGTCTGTCAGAGCCCCACGTCTGTCAGAGCCCCACGTCTGTCAGAGCCCCACGTCTGTCAGGGCCCCGCGTCTGTCAGGGCCCCACGTCCTGTCAGAGCCCCGTCTGACCGGTGAGTCTGTCAGAGCCCACGTCTATCAGAGCCCCGTCAGTCAGGCCCCACGTCTGTCAGAGCCCCCGTCTGTCAGAGCCCACGTCTGACCGGTGAGTCTATCAGAGCCCGTCCTCAGGAGCCCCACGTCTGACCGGTGAGTCTATCAGAGCCCCACGTCTATCAGAGCCCCACGTCTGTCAGAGCCCCACGTCTGTCAGAGCCCCACGTCTATCAGAGGCCCACGTCTGACCGGTGAGTCTGTCAGAGCCCCACGTCTATCAGAGGCCCACGTCTATCAGAGGCCCTCGTCTGTCAGAGGCCCTCGTCTGTCAGAGGCCCTCGTCTGTCAGAGGCCCTCGTCTGTCAGAGGCCCTCGTCTGTCAGAGGCCCTCGTCTGTCAGAGGCCCTCGTCTGTCAGAGGCCCTCGTCTGTCAGAGGCCCTCGTCTGTCAGAGGCCCTCGTCTGTCAGAGGCCCTCGACTGTCAGAGGCCCTCGACTGTCAGAGGCCCTCGACTGTCAGAGGCCCTCGACTGTCAAAGGCCCACGTCTATCAGAGCCCCTCGTCTGTCAGAGGCCCACGTCTGTCAGAGGCCCACGTCTGTCAGAGGCCCACGTCTGTCAGAGGCCCACGTCTGTCAGAGGCCCACGTCTGTCAGAGGCCCACGTCTGTCAGAGGCCCACGTCTGTCAGAGGCCCACGTCTGTCAGAGGCCCACGTCTGTCAGAGGCCCACGTCTGTCAGAGGCCCACGTCTATCAGAGGCCCACGTCTATCAGAGGCCCACGTCTATCAGAGGCCCACGTCTATCAGAGGCCCACGTCTGTCCGGTGAGTCTATCAGAGGCCCACGTCTATCAGAGCCCCACGTCTATCAGAGGCCCACGTCTGACCGGTGAGTCTATCAGAGCGTATGAATACATGCAGATAACTGTATGTCTTATCGTTCTTTTACAAAACAATATAACACATAATGATATATTAATGTTGTAAAGGTATAATATACTCCAACTTATCTaccttgttgtgttacagcctgaattcaaatcgGATTAAGTTCTCCCatttacacacaaaaccccattatgacaaagtgaaacattttagacatttttgtaaaaatgtatttaaaaaaaagacaCTCAGAAATCTAATTTACACCCTTGAATGTAATAGTCGATACGTgttaaaatcactttttttgcagtgattacagccgtgagtctttctgggtgagtctctaagagctgtgagtctttctgggtaagtctctaagagctgtgagtctttctgggtaagtctctaagagctgtgagtctttctgggtaagtctataagagtgattacagctgtgagtctttctgggtaagtctctaagagttgtgagtctttctgggtaagtctctaagagctgtgagtctttctgggtaaggtctttctgggtaagtctctaagagttgtgagtctttctgggtaagtctctaagagctgtgagtctttctgggtaaggtctttctgggtaagtctctaagaactgtgagtctttctgggtgagtctaatatttgcacatgattattagaaaatacaattcttcaagctctgccaaattggttgttgatcattgttagacagACATTTTGAAGTCTTGTCATAGATTTGAGtagatttacagtaccagtcaacagtttggacatctactcattcaagggtttttctttatttttactattttctacattgtagaataatagtgaagacatcaacactatgaaataacacaatatggaatcatgtagtaaccaacaaagcgttgaacaaatcaaaatatattttatatttgagattattcaaaataaccaccctttgccttgatgactgccaAGAGCAAACAAAGCTCTCTCAaattctaccatgtagaaaatagtaaaaataaatacaatcccTTGAAATGAGTCGATGTTCTAacacttttgaccggtactgagTGAAGAGCgactgtgtgtgtacataccttgactgtgtgtctgtgtgtgtacataccttgactgtgtgtctgtgtgtgtacataccttggctgtgtgtgtgtgtacataccttggctgtgtgtgtgtgtgtgtgtgtacataccttggctgtgtgtgtgtgtgtgtgtgtgtgtgtacataccttggctgtgtgtgtgtgtgtacataccttgactgtgtgtgtgtgtgtgtgtgtgtacataccttggctgtgtgtgtgtgtgtgtacataccttgacactgtgtgtgtgtgtgtgtacataccttgactgtgtgtctgtgtgtgtacataccttggctgtgtgtgtgtgtacataccttggctgtgtgtgtgtgtgtgtgtgtacataccttggctgtgtgtgtgtgtgtgtgtacataccttggctgtgtgtgtgtgtgtgtacataccttggctgtgtgtgtgtgtgtgtgtgtgtacataccttgactgtgtgtgtgtgtgtgtgtgtacataccttggctgtgtgtgtgtgtgtgtgtgtgtgtacataccttgactgtgtgtgtgtgtgtgtgtacataccttgactgtgtgtgtgtgtacataccttgactgtgtgtgtgtgtacataccttgactgtgtgtgtgtgtacataccttgactgtgtgtgtgtgtacataccttggctgtgtgtgtgtgtacataccttggctgtgtgtgtgtgtacataccttgactgtgtgtgtgtgtgtgtacataccttgactgtgtgtgtgtgtgtgtacataccttgactgtgtgtgtgtgtgtgtacataccttgactgtgtgtgtgtgtgtgtgtgtataccttgactgtgtgtgtgtgtgtgtgtacataccttgactgtgtgtgtgtgtgtgtacataccttgactgtgtgtgtgtgtgtgtacataccttggctgtgtgtgtgtgtgtgtacataccttgactgtgtgtctgtgtgtgtacataccttggctgtgtgtgtgtgtacataccttggctgtgtgtgtgtgtgtgtgtgtgtacataccttggctgtgtgtgtgtgtgtgtgtacataccttggctgtgtgtgtgtgtgtgtgtgtacataccttgactgtgtgtgtgtgtgtgtacataccttgactgtgtgtgtgtgtgtgtacataccttgactgtgtgtgtgtgtacataccttgactgtgtgtgtgtgtacataccttgactgtgtgtgtgtgtacataccttgactgtgtgtgtgtgtacataccttggctgtgtgtgtgtgtacataccttgactgtgtgtgtgtgtgtgtacataccttgactgtgtgtgtgtgtgtgtacataccttgactgtgtgtgtgtgtgtgtacataccttgactgtgtgtgtgtgtgtgtacataccttgactgtgtgtgtgtgtgtgtgtgtacataccttgactgtgtgtgtgtgtgtgtacataccttgactgtgtgtgtgtgtgtgtgtacataccttgactgtgtgtctgtgtacataccttgactgtgtgtctgtgtacataccttgactgtgtgtctgtgtacataccttgactgtgtgtgtgtgtgtgtgtacataccttgactgtgtgtgtgtgtgtgtgtgtgtgtacataccttgactgtgtgtctgtgtgtgtgtacataccttgactgtgtgtctgtgtgtgtgtacataccttgactgtgtgtctgtgtgtgtgtacataccttgactgtgtgtctgtgtgtgtgtgtgtgtgtacataccttgactgtgtgtctatgtgtgtacataccttgactgtgtgtacgtgtgtgtgtgtgtgtgtgtgtgtgtgtacataccttgAGAACACAGGAAGCAAAGAAGGGCTGGTTCTTCAGAAGAGCTGGGATCTCAAACGCCAAGCCCAGGTCAGTacctgagagagagattgagcgagaggCCCGAGGTCAGTAcatgatgagagagagcgagcagagcgCAGAGTCCAGGTCAGTACatgagagaggcaaagagagaggcgagcccaggtcagtacatgagagcgagagaggcgaggccaggtcagtacatgagagagagcgagagagcccaGGTCAGTACATGAGAGAGGCGAGAGCCCAGGTcagtacatgagagagagagagagagcgagagcccaggtcagtacatgagagagagagagaggagggcagtagagagagcagcaggcaggtcagtacatgagagagagagagagagcgcgagagcccaggtcagtacatgagagagagagagagagcgagagcccaggtcagtacatgagagcgagagagcgagagcccaggtcagtacatgagagagcgagagcccaggtcagtacatgagagagcgagagcccaggtcagtacatgagagagcgagagcccaggtcagtacatgagagagcgagagcccaggtcagtacatgagagagcgagagcccaggtcagtacatgagagagcgagagcccaggtcagtacatgagagagagcgagagagcccaggtcagtacatgagagagagcgagagagcccaggtcagtacatgagagagagcgagagagagagagcccaggtcAGTACATGAGAGAGAGCGCCCAGGTCAGtacatgagagagagcgagagagagagagcccaggtcagtacatgagagagagcgagagagagagagcccaggtcagtacatgagagagagcgagagagagagagagcccaggtcagtacatgagagagagcgagagagagagagagcgagagcccaggtcagtacatgagagagagcgagagcccaggtcagtacatgagagagagcgagagagcccaGGTCAGGACATGAGAGAGTACCTGCCTGGAGTCCCTACTGTCTGACACAGAGTCAAGACAGACACTCAATGTGGttggtactggtactggaccCGAGACTGGGTCATATCCCCAAATAAAGAAACGATCTCACGACAATACCTTTTAATAGAACGTAAGTAAATATAGATACGATCTTCCTCCCACAGAAAGGTCTTCCTCCCACAGAAAGGAGGGTCTTCCTCCCACAGAAAGGAGGGTCTTCCTCCCACAGAAAGGAGGATCTTCCTCCCACAGAAAGGAGGGTCTTCCTCCCACAGAAAGGAGGGTCTTCCTCCCACAGAAAGGAGGGTCTTCCTCCCACAGAAAGGAGGGTCTTCCTCCCACAGAAAGGAGGGTCTTCCTCCCACAGAAAGGGTCTTCCTCCCACAGAAAGGGTCTTCCTCCCACAGAAAGGGTCTTCCTCCCACAGAAAGGATCTTCCTCCCACAGAAAGGATCTTCCTCCCACAGAAAGGATCTTCCTCCCACAGAAAGGAGGATCTTCCTCCCACAGAAAGGAGGATCTTCCTCCCACAGAAAGGAGGATCTTCCTCCCACAGAAAGGAGGATCTTCCTCCCACAGAAAGGAGGATCTTCCTCCCACAGAAAGGAGGATCTTCCTCCCACAGAAAGGAGGATCTTCCTCCCACAGAAAGGAGGGTCTTCCTCCCACAGAAAGGATCCCACAGAAAGGATTTCCTCCCACAGAAAGGATCTTCCTCCCACAGAAAGGGTCTTCCTCCCACAGAAAGGATCTTCCTCCCACAGAAAGGAAAATTCCTGTCTATTTGTGAAGAAACCACCCTGATCAACTGTTTAGTCGAATCCCAGCTTAGTCATTTACTTGTGGCCCAAAATCAAAGTGAcaacatatatttttttcctaatttacattttaaaaaaatattggaaaaaacatttacataagtattcagacccttttgctatgagacttgaaattgagctcaggtgcatcttgtttccatttatcatccctgagatgtttctacaacttgattgtagtacacctgtggtcaattcaattgattggacatgatttggaaagtcacacacctgtctatataaggtctcacagttgacaggtgcacgtcagagcaaaaaccaagccatgaggatgaaggaattgtccttagagctccgagactggatggtgtcgaggcacagatctggggaagggtaccaagacATTTCTtcagcgttgaaggtccccaagaacacagtggcctccatcattcttaaatggaagatgtttggagccactaagactcttcctagagctggccgcacagacaaactgaccaatcaggggacaagagccttggtcagggaggtgaccaagaacccgatggtcactctgacagagctccagagttgtggagatgggagaaccttccagaagaacaaccatctctgcagcactccaccaatcaggcctttatggtagagtggccagacggaagcaactcctcagtaaaaggaacataacagcccacttggagtttaccaaaaggcacctgactctcagatcatgagaagcaaggttctctggtctgatgaaaccaagattgaagtctttggcctgaatgccagtggctccaaccctaatctagcgcacctgactctagtaattagctggttgataaacctaagttaaaacctccaggagggtctctctccgggAACCGGGCTGGTGAACCCTGacctacacagtacacacaatacAGGAAGGGAAGGTATCAAACCGTTtttggagaaggagaggagtccGTTGTCTAGATCCAGATAACATCCCATGGTGTCATGCATGGTGaactcctacaggacagagagagagacagacagcatggtgaactcctacaggacagagagagacagacagcatggtgaactcctacaggacagacagcatggtgaactcctacaggacagacagcatggtgaactcctacaggacagacagcatggtgaactcctacaggacagacagcacggtgaactcctacaggacagagagagacagacagcatggtgaactcctacaggacagacagcatggtgaactcctacaggacagagagagagacagcatggtgaactcctacaggacagagagagagagagacagcatggtgaactcctacaggacagagagagagacagcatggtgaactcctacaggacagagagagagacagcatggtgaactcctacaggacagagagagagacagacagcatggtgaactcctacaggacagagggagacagacagcatggtgaactcctacaggacagacagcatggtgaactcctacaggacagacagcatggtgaactcctacaggacagacagcatggtgaactcctacaggacagacagcatggtgaactcctacaggacagagagagagacagacagcatggtgaactcctacaggacagagagagagacagaccgcatggtgaactcctacaggacagagagagacagaatggtgaactcctacaggacagagagagagacagacagcatggtgaactcctacaggacagagagagagacagacagcatggtgaactcctacaggacagagagagagacagacagcatggtgaactcctacaggacagagagagacagacagcatggtgaactcctacaggacagagagagacagacagcatggtgaactcctacaggacagagagagacagacagcatggtgaactcctacaggacagagagagacagacagcatggtgaactcctacaggacagagagagacagacagcatggtgaactcctacaggacacagagagagacagcatggtgaactcctacaggacagagagagacagacagcatggtgaactcctacaggacagagagagagagacagacagcatggtgaactcctacaggacagagcgagagagacagacatcatggtgaactcctacaggacagagcgagagagacagacatcatggtgaactcctacaggacagagagagagagacagacagcatggtgaactcctacaggacagagagagacagagacagcatggtgaactcctacaggacagagagagagacagacagcatggtgaactcctacaggacagagagagacagacagacagcatggtgaactcctacaggacagagagagacagacagacagcatggtgaactcctacaggacagagagagacagacagcatggtgaactcctacaggacagagagagacagacagcatggtgaactcctacaggacagagagagagacagacagcatggtgaactcctacaggacagagagagagacagacagcatggtgaactcctacaggacagagagagagacagacagcatggtgaactcctacaggacagagagagacagacagcatggtgaactcctacaggacagagagagagacagactgattACAGTCTCTccaatggaactctattccctaaGATGAAGGTGCATTTCAGATTCTCCCTGACAGTCATTTAATTTAGTTATTTCACACTGAAAACATTGTACTGTGCGGAAAATGATCAATCTTCAACGTCAGGGACTGAATAGAGCTGTAGGTAATTAATCTATAGCGTACCTCTCCATAACTGTCAAACTGTTTGTTGTGAGATTTCTTCCCCGTTCCTCCGAAGCCAAAGCCGTACTTATCGGTACCTGGTAAAAACACAACAGTAGTGATGgtaacgacacaacagtagtgatgGTAACGACAGTAGTGATGgtaacgacacaacagtagtgatggtaacgacacaacagtagtgatgGTAACGACAGTAGTGATGGTAaatgctgacgacacaacagtagtgatgGTAGCGACAGTAGTGATGTagcgacacaacagtagtgatggtagcgacacaacagtagtgatgAGTAGCGACCAGTAGTGATGAAgtaacgacacaacagtagtgatgAAGTAGCGACAGTAGTGATGgtaacgacacaacagtagtgatgGTAGCGACACTAGTGATGGTAGCGACacaccagtagtgatggtagcGACACAACATTAGTGATGAGTAGCGACGGTAGTGATGGTAGCGACACAGCAGTAGTGATGGTagcgacacaacagtagtgatggtagcgacacaacagtagtgatgAAATAGCGACAGTAGTGATGgtaacgacacaacagtagtgatggtaacgacacaacagtagtgatggtaacgacacaacagtagtgatggtaacgacacaacagtagtgatggtaacgacacaacagtagtgacggtaacgacacaacagtagtgacggtaacaacacaacagtagtgacggtaacaacacaacagtagtgacggtaacaacacaacagtagtgacggtaacaacacaacagtagtgacggtaacaacacaacagtagtgatggtaacaacacaacagtagtgatggtaacaacacaacagtagtgatggtaacaacacaacagccCAACAGTGAATTTAACCGGACTCGGTGCCCGACAGTGAATTAGTGTAGACTCAGCGAGGTACTTGCCTAAGTCCAAAGCTGCCTGGCTGGTAGACCAGCCGATCCTACACAGGCCCTGGTCATGACATGATACCTCATAGTAGTACTtccctagagggagagagacagagagagagagacagagagagagccacagagagagccacagagagagccacagagagagccacagagagagagccagagagagccacagagagagagccagagagagagccagagagagagccagagagagagccagagagagagccacagagagagccacagagagagccacagagagagccacagaagagccacagagagagccacagagagagccacagagagagccacagagagagccagagagagagagacacagagagagagccagagagacacagagagagagccagagagagagccagagagagagagacacagagagacacagagagagagccagagagagagccagagagagagagacacagagagagagccagagagagagagacacagagagagagagacacagagagagagagagacagagagacagagagccagagagagagagagagacagagagagagacagagagagagacagagagagagagagacagagagagagagagacagagacagagacagagagagacacagagagagagagacacagagagagagagagagagacacagagagagagagagaagagagacacacagagagagagagagacagagagagagagacacagagacacagagagagagagagacacagagacacagagagagagagagagaaacacagagagagagagagagagagagagagagagagagagagagagagagagaaacacagagggagagagagagagagagagagagagagagagagagagagagacgacagagagagagacagagacagagagacacagagagagacacagagagagagagagagagagagagagaggacagagagagagacacagagagagagagagacacagagagagagacacagagagagacacagagagagacacagagagaggcagagagagagagacaagagagagagcaggagagagacacagagaggagagagagacacacagaggagagagagacacagagagagacacagagagagagagagagagagagagagcacagagagagacacagagagagagagagacacagagagagacacagagagagacacagagagagacacagagagagagacagagagagagagacagagagagacagagagagagagacagagagagagcagagagagacacagagagaggacagagagagacacagagagagacacagagagacacagagagagagacacagagagagagagacacagagagagagagagagagagacacacagagagagagagagagagagcagagagagagagagagagacacagagagagagagagacacagagagagagagacacgagagagagagacacagagagagagagagagacagagagagagagagagagagagagagagagacagagagacagagagacagagagacagagagacagagagagagagagagacagagagacagagagacagagagacagagagacagagagacagagagagagagagagagagagagagagagagacagagagacagagagacagagagacagagagacagagagagagagagagagacacacagaga from the Oncorhynchus nerka isolate Pitt River unplaced genomic scaffold, Oner_Uvic_2.0 unplaced_scaffold_4188, whole genome shotgun sequence genome contains:
- the LOC135566566 gene encoding ATP-dependent RNA helicase DDX1-like, producing MNPYDRSTAFAIGPDGLCCQSREFKEWHGCRSTKAITKGKYYYEVSCHDQGLCRIGWSTSQAALDLGTDKYGFGFGGTGKKSHNKQFDSYGEEFTMHDTMGCYLDLDNGLLSFSKNGTDLGLAFEIPALLKNQPFFASCVLKNAELKFNFGGGV